From one Callithrix jacchus isolate 240 chromosome 2, calJac240_pri, whole genome shotgun sequence genomic stretch:
- the PPP1R35 gene encoding protein phosphatase 1 regulatory subunit 35 — MIGCGDSELESVDGEEAAAVPGPPPEPRVPEPRAPVPEPGLDLSLSPQPDSPKPPHDRPGRRKERAERRGAGRQRRQVRFRLAPPSPVRSEPQPAASQELEMPALQSSLALGLELRAAAGSHFDAAKAVEEQLRKSFQIRCGLEESVSEGLNVPRSRRLFRDLVSLQVPEEQVLNAALREKLALLPPQARAPPPKEPPGPGPDMTILCDPETLFYESPHLTLDGLPPLRLQLRPRPSEDTFLMHRTLRRWEA; from the exons ATGATAGGCTGTGGGGACTCAGAGTTGGAGTCGGTGGACGGGGAAGAAGCCGCAGCGGTCCCGGGGCCACCCCCGGAGCCCCGAGTCCCGGAACCCCGAGCCCCAGTGCCCGAGCCCGGCCTGGACTTGAGCCTGAGTCCGCAGCCTGACAGCCCCAAGCCGCCGCATGACAGACCTGGGCGGCGGAAGGAGCGGGCGGAGCGGCGGGGTGCTGGTCGGCAGCGGCGGCAG GTCCGTTTCCGCCTGGCACCACCTTCCCCGGTGCGGTCCGAGCCGCAGCCCGCGGCGTCGCAGGAGCTGGAGATGCCCGCGCTGCAGAGCAGCCTGGCCTTGGGTCTGGAGCTGAGAGCCGCAGCCGGGAGTCACTTTGATGCCGCGAAAGCCGTGGAGGAACAGCTGAGAAAGTCGTTCCAGATCCGCTGCGGCCTGGAGGAGAGCGTGTCTGAGG GGCTGAACGTGCCGCGCTCCAGGAGGCTCTTCCGAGACCTGGTGAGCCTGCAGGTGCCGGAGGAACAGGTTCTGAACGCCGCGCTCAGGGAGAAATTGGCTCTCCTGCCGCCGCAGGCTCGAGCCCCGCCCCCGAAG gaaCCACCTGGGCCGGGGCCAGACATGACCATCTTGTGTGACCCAGAAACACTATTTTATGAATCTCCACACCTGACCCTGGACGGTCTGCCCCCTCTCCGGCTTCAACTCCGGCCCCGCCCTTCAGAGGACACGTTCCTCATGCACCGGACACTGAGGCGATGGGAAGCATAG
- the MEPCE gene encoding 7SK snRNA methylphosphate capping enzyme isoform X2: protein MVGLDIDSRLIHSARQNIRHYLSEELRLPRQTLEGDPGAEGEEGTTTVRKRSCFPASLTASRGPIAAPQVPLDGADTSVFPNNVVFVTGNYVLDRDDLVEAQTPEYDVVLCLSLTKWVHLNWGDEGLKRMFRRIYRHLRPGGILVLEPQPWSSYGKRKTLTETIYKNYYRIQLKPEQFSSYLTSPEVGFSSYELVATPHNTSKGFQRPVYLFHKARSPSH, encoded by the exons ATGGTGGGCCTAGATATAGATTCCCGCCTCATCCATTCTGCCCGCCAAAACATCCGACACTACCTGTCTGAGGAGCTGCGTCTCCCACGCCAGACTTTGGAAGGGGACCCAGGGGCAGAGGGTGAGGAAGGGACCACCACTGTCCGAAAGAGGAGCTGCTTCCCAGCCTCGCTGACTGCCAGCCGGGGCCCCATCGCTGCCCCCCAAGTGCCCTTGGATGGAGCGGACACATCAGTCTTCCCCAACAATGTTGTCTTCGTCACG GGTAATTACGTGCTGGATCGAGATGACCTGGTGGAAGCCCAAACACCTGAGTATGATGTGGTGCTCTGCCTTAGCCTAACCAAGTGGGTGCATCTGAACTGGGGAGATGAGGGCCTGAAGCGCATGTTTCGCCGGATCTACCGGCACTTACGGCCTGGGGGCATCCTGGTCCTAGAGCCCCAACCCTGGTCATCCTATGGCAAGAGAAAGACCCTTACG GAAACAATCTACAAGAACTACTACCGAATCCAGCTGAAGCCAGAGCAGTTCAGTTCCTACCTGACATCCCCAGAAGTGGGCTTCTCCAGCTATGAGCTTGTAGCCACACCCCACAACACCTCTAAAG GCTTCCAGCGTCCTGTGTACCTGTTCCACAAGGCCCGATCCCCCAGCCACTAA